In Brachypodium distachyon strain Bd21 chromosome 2, Brachypodium_distachyon_v3.0, whole genome shotgun sequence, one genomic interval encodes:
- the LOC100826528 gene encoding uncharacterized protein LOC100826528, producing MATDELSMKLLINKESQKVCFAEAGIDEVEFLTGLLSLPLCTMATLLAKEHNMLGSIGSLLGSVEKMGTNYSSKPRHLSPAVSTAALSHLQQLLGAQQEQVSITNGDTSVCLYGCQGKSGVSNSSNPYGTTSNYASCRYVLRIYGAACQGCGSPMIKVMALVQTSGNDRTSAKTNRMYTIGDDLSVTQASGGVLSGISMLSRCHVKDLSMLQEKTVKIGKEEVIIIIQ from the coding sequence ATGGCCACCGACGAGTTATCGATGAAGCTCCTGATCAACAAAGAGTCTCAGAAGGTCTGCTTCGCGGAGGCCGGCATCGACGAGGTGGAGTTCCTCAccggcctcctctcccttcCCCTGTGCACCATGGCCACCCTCCTCGCCAAGGAGCACAACATGCTCGGCAGCATCGGCAGCCTGCTCGGCAGCGTGGAGAAGATGGGCACAAACTACAGCAGCAAGCCACGGCACCTCAGCCCGGCCGTCTCCACCGCCGCGCTCTCCcacctgcagcagctgctcgGCGCGCAGCAGGAGCAGGTATCCATCACCAACGGCGACACCAGCGTCTGCCTCTACGGGTGCCAAGGCAAGTCCGGTgtcagcaacagcagcaacccTTACGGAACCACTTCCAATTACGCCAGCTGCCGGTACGTCTTGAGAATCTACGGCGCGGCCTGCCAGGGCTGCGGGAGTCCGATGATCAAGGTCATGGCGCTCGTGCAGACCAGCGGCAATGATCGCACGTCAGCCAAGACCAATAGGATGTACACCATCGGAGACGACCTGTCGGTGACCCAGGCGTCCGGCGGCGTGCTGTCGGGCATCTCCATGCTGTCGCGGTGCCACGTCAAGGACCTCAGCATGCTGCAGGAGAAGACAGTCAAGATCGGCAAGGAAGAGGTGATTATAATTATACAGTGA
- the LOC112271139 gene encoding uncharacterized protein LOC112271139, protein MATPSFGLVSIDGRGMKSDPCPRVRPAIHGASLGPGPLLFVDLDSDGNYSCPLLPDDQEITVAAGDDYSSSTLDLQATASSTFPQAYNTSTRPILAQPRSDWGMEFYIRADLGGSIHTYPDVGGPLQSMEQVDDAIDRYLHERRHPTMSKPVFLCWPDGTRKRRTRSHVLRKSLEGMHNLVSAVVDQYNEDHNLLGDLAYNLKDVLHHESFREKKSIWYRHLNFTANTKGLDGLDCCIG, encoded by the exons ATGGCAACCCCGTCGTTCGGCCTCGTGTCCATCGATGGCCGCGGGATGAAGAGCGATCCTTGCCCGCGCGTGCGGCCGGCGATCCATGGCGCCTCCTTGGGCCCAGGGCCGCTGCTGTTCGTCGACCTAGATTCCGATGGCAACTACTCGTGCCCTCTTCTTCCCGACGACCAGGAGATCACCGTTGCCGCTGGTGACGACTACTCGTCCTCGACATTGGACCTGCAGGCTACTGCTTCCTCGACCTTTCCGCAGGCATATAATACATCCACTCGCCCCATTTTGGCCCAGCCACGAAGTGATTGGGGTATGGAATTTTACATCAGGGCTGATCTCGGAGGATCGATCCACACGTATCCTGATGTCGGTGGCCCATTGCAGAGCATGGAGCAAGTTGACGATGCTATCGATCGGTATCTCCATGAGCGTCGGCATCCCACAAT GAGCAAGCCGGTGTTTCTCTGCTGGCCTGATGGCACACGGAAGAGGCGTACAAGATCACACGTGCTTCGGAAAAGCCTTGAAGGAATGCACAATTTGGTTTCCGCTGTTGTGGACCAGTACAACGAGGATCACAATCTTCTAGGG GATCTTGCATACAACCTCAAAGACGTTCTGCACCATGAATCATTTCGTGAGAAAAAGAGCATCTGGTACCGTCACTTGAATTTCACCGCAAACACCAAAGGACTTGATGGCTTGGACTGCTGCATCGGC
- the LOC100826213 gene encoding uncharacterized protein LOC100826213 isoform X4, with product MIVFAIGFVSVDEKSVTRNSHDGPGDKLEQLILRFCNAKRELVVQDTQLKAVIESKLDVKCWTGDQVVEEVIWGLKYVMPHFILEERNKITDNYFLPLSKQLLEDLQTNRINVSTSELTAGIINLFGYVKVLDKILKKLSKALCTKCDCYFSDIIVSEDDMTYASMIAKVLFPEFKEEIGLPEIAGGLGSKLMDLPKGAGKAIANSDKQEILESLKRLSHVCKEKRRAFQKLLEIEAQIGVARMAVRNEAVGKDDEGKTNTKGSNKDGGSGKKCETEVTNKGKTETMGSRKDDRFANNGETNQWRYSTHM from the exons ATG ATTGTCTTTGCCATTGGTTTTGTAAGTGTTGATGAAAAATCTGTTACCCGTAATAGTCATGATGGCCCTGGTGACAAACTGGAACAGCTCATTCTTAGATTCTGCAATGCTAAAAGGGAATTGGTTGTTCAAGATACACAGCTTAAAGCTGTTATCGAATCAAAACTT GATGTCAAATGCTGGACAGGTGACCAAGTTGTGGAAGAGGTTATTTGGGGATTAAAGTATGTCATGCCTCATTTTATATTGGAGGAAAGGAATAAGATTACTGATAACTATTTTCTCCCACTGAGCAAGCAACTGCTAGAGGACCTGCAAACAAATCGAATCAATGTCTCCACAAGTGAG CTTACTGCAGGTATCATAAATCTGTTTGGTTACGTGAAAGTTCTTGACAAAATCCTCAAGAAACTTTCTAAGGCTTTATGCACCAAATGCGATTGTTATTTTTCTGATATCATAGTCAGTGAAGATGATATGACCTATGCAAGCATGATCGCAAAGGTTCTGTTTCCTGAGTTTAAGGAAGAAATTGGGCTCCCTGAG ATTGCTGGTGGTTTGGGATCAAAGCTAATGGATCTGCCTAAAGGTGCCGGAAAAGCTATTGCTAATAGTGACAAACAAGAAATCCTGGAGTCCCTGAAAAGGCTTTCACATGTTTGCAAAGAGAAAAGGCGTGCATTTCAGAAGCTCCTGGAAATTGAAGCTCAAATTGGTGTTGCCAGGATGGCTGTCCGTAATGAAGCTGTTGGTAAGGATGATGAGGGCAAGACAAACACAAAGGGTAGCAACAAGGACGGTGGATCTGGAAAGAAGTGCGAGACAGAGGTTACTAACAAGggcaaaacagaaacaatgGGTAGCAGGAAGGATGATCGATTTGCAAATAACGGCGAGACAAACCAATGGAGATATAGCACTCATATGTGA
- the LOC100826213 gene encoding uncharacterized protein LOC100826213 isoform X3, with protein MCHPLSYSDECCFGLCQIVFAIGFVSVDEKSVTRNSHDGPGDKLEQLILRFCNAKRELVVQDTQLKAVIESKLDVKCWTGDQVVEEVIWGLKYVMPHFILEERNKITDNYFLPLSKQLLEDLQTNRINVSTSELTAGIINLFGYVKVLDKILKKLSKALCTKCDCYFSDIIVSEDDMTYASMIAKVLFPEFKEEIGLPEIAGGLGSKLMDLPKGAGKAIANSDKQEILESLKRLSHVCKEKRRAFQKLLEIEAQIGVARMAVRNEAVGKDDEGKTNTKGSNKDGGSGKKCETEVTNKGKTETMGSRKDDRFANNGETNQWRYSTHM; from the exons atgtgtCACCCACTATCATATTCTGATGAATGTTGTTTTGGATTATGTCAGATTGTCTTTGCCATTGGTTTTGTAAGTGTTGATGAAAAATCTGTTACCCGTAATAGTCATGATGGCCCTGGTGACAAACTGGAACAGCTCATTCTTAGATTCTGCAATGCTAAAAGGGAATTGGTTGTTCAAGATACACAGCTTAAAGCTGTTATCGAATCAAAACTT GATGTCAAATGCTGGACAGGTGACCAAGTTGTGGAAGAGGTTATTTGGGGATTAAAGTATGTCATGCCTCATTTTATATTGGAGGAAAGGAATAAGATTACTGATAACTATTTTCTCCCACTGAGCAAGCAACTGCTAGAGGACCTGCAAACAAATCGAATCAATGTCTCCACAAGTGAG CTTACTGCAGGTATCATAAATCTGTTTGGTTACGTGAAAGTTCTTGACAAAATCCTCAAGAAACTTTCTAAGGCTTTATGCACCAAATGCGATTGTTATTTTTCTGATATCATAGTCAGTGAAGATGATATGACCTATGCAAGCATGATCGCAAAGGTTCTGTTTCCTGAGTTTAAGGAAGAAATTGGGCTCCCTGAG ATTGCTGGTGGTTTGGGATCAAAGCTAATGGATCTGCCTAAAGGTGCCGGAAAAGCTATTGCTAATAGTGACAAACAAGAAATCCTGGAGTCCCTGAAAAGGCTTTCACATGTTTGCAAAGAGAAAAGGCGTGCATTTCAGAAGCTCCTGGAAATTGAAGCTCAAATTGGTGTTGCCAGGATGGCTGTCCGTAATGAAGCTGTTGGTAAGGATGATGAGGGCAAGACAAACACAAAGGGTAGCAACAAGGACGGTGGATCTGGAAAGAAGTGCGAGACAGAGGTTACTAACAAGggcaaaacagaaacaatgGGTAGCAGGAAGGATGATCGATTTGCAAATAACGGCGAGACAAACCAATGGAGATATAGCACTCATATGTGA